From Parambassis ranga chromosome 9, fParRan2.1, whole genome shotgun sequence, the proteins below share one genomic window:
- the pcna gene encoding proliferating cell nuclear antigen has protein sequence MFEARLVQGSILKKVLEALKDLITEACWDVSSSGISLQSMDSSHVSLVQLTLRHDGFDSYRCDRNLAMGVNLSSMSKILKCAGNEDIITLRAEDNADILALVFETLNQEKVSDYEMKLMDLDVEQLGIPEQEYSCVVKMPSGEFARICRDLSQIGDAVMISCAKDGVKFSASGELGTGNIMLSQTSNVDKEDEAVTIEMNEPVQLIFALNYLNFFTKATPLSKTVTLSMSADIPLVVEYKIADMGHIKYYLAPKIDEEAS, from the exons ATGTTTGAGGCTCGCCTGGTTCAGGGATCCATCCTGAAGAAAGTTCTGGAGGCTCTGAAGGATCTGATCACAGAAGCCTGCTGGGATGTCAGTTCGTCCGGCATTTCTTTGCAGAGCATGGACTCTTCACACGTCTCCCTGGTCCAGCTCACCCTGCGGCACGACGGCTTCGACTCGTACCGCTGCGACAGAAACCTCGCCATGGGAGTCAACCTCAGCAG TATGTCAAAAATCCTGAAGTGTGCAGGGAATGAGGACATCATCACCCTCAGAGCAGAAGACAATGCAGACATACTTGCTCTTGTGTTTGAGACCCTGA ATCAGGAGAAAGTCTCAGATTATGAGATGAAGCTGATGGACCTGGATGTGGAGCAGCTTGGGATTCCA GAGCAGGAGTACAGTTGTGTGGTGAAGATGCCCTCCGGGGAGTTCGCTCGCATCTGCCGTGACCTCTCTCAGATCGGTGACGCTGTGATGATCTCCTGTGCCAAGGACGGAGTCAAGTTCTCTGCTTCAGGAGAGCTGGGCACGGGAAACATCATGCTGTCCCAGACCAGCAATGTGGACAAAGAAGATGAGGCT GTTACGATTGAGATGAACGAACCTGTCCAGCTCATTTTCGCTCTCAACTACCTGAATTTCTTCACCAAGGCCACGCCGCTGTCGAAGACCGTCACCCTCAGCATGTCTGCTGACATCCCCCTCG TGGTGGAGTACAAGATTGCCGACATGGGACACATCAAATACTACTTGGCGCCGAAGATTGATGAGGAGGCTTCATAA